One part of the Diadema setosum chromosome 6, eeDiaSeto1, whole genome shotgun sequence genome encodes these proteins:
- the LOC140229723 gene encoding uncharacterized protein produces MFTYPLTNEICCQCLLLGQYRDCVPSREVLTDLARHIPTSEAVRLCKVLDIDTEQSDRQSDNDVLELLVKWVEQGKENSRNLFNKLAPESEQEFRKRMHKKLSDKVYDAGFINLANEIMTGIKHGKVTQLTNSSSPTEQQHVDASIASK; encoded by the exons ATGTTCACTTATCCTTTGACAAACGAAATTTGTTGTCAATGTCTGTTACTAGGCCAATACAGAGACTGCGTCCCGAGTAGAGAGGTTCTCACTGATCTGGCGCGTCACATTCCCACGAGTGAAGCCGTCAGGCTGTGCAAAGTTTTGGATATTGACACAGAGCAGTCCGACCGACAATCTGACAATGACGTCCTTGAACTGCTGGTGAAATGGGTTGAGCAGGGCAAGGAAAACTCTCGAAATTTATTCAACAAGCTTGCACCTGAGTCCGAACAAG AATTTCGCAAAAGAATGCACAAGAAATTGAGCGATAAAGTGTACGATGCCGGATTCATCAACTTGGCGAACGAAATCATGACAG GAATCAAGCATGGCAAGGTTACACAACTAACGAACAGTTCAAGTCCGACGGAGCAACAG CATGTAGATGCCTCCATAGCTTCGAAATAA